The following proteins are encoded in a genomic region of Heliangelus exortis chromosome 7, bHelExo1.hap1, whole genome shotgun sequence:
- the FFAR4 gene encoding free fatty acid receptor 4, which produces MLGSRGAPGRNKTFFPFFSDFRGHNVTALRIGESSALVSIFLLALAGNIWGICLLMRQRHRLCAANCLVLNLFCADLLFVTAIPFITVVRWTESWVLGNVVCHMLFYVVSLSGTVVILSLSAVSLERVVSIARLRHTALRRRKALAAALLLIWGFAALATLPLCCFFTVVRLPAAGGEVRARAAWEGRQGAGRREPARDGVPGAERAPAAPGVRWGRRARGRAATGTRLPLSPTEGTLPVGGRQCAALREGAQAVPGGAAGALSPRQGSS; this is translated from the coding sequence ATGCTGGGGTCCAGGGGCGCACCAGGGAGGAACAAgaccttcttccccttcttctcagACTTCAGGGGACACAATGTGACGGCCCTGCGCATAGGGGAGTCTTCTGCCCTGGTCTCCATCTTCCTGCTGGCCTTGGCGGGAAACATCTGGGGCATCTGCCTGCTGATGCGGCAGCGGCATCGCCTGTGCGCTGCCAACTGCCTCGTCCTCAATCTCTTCTGTGCCGACCTGCTCTTCGTCACCGCCATCCCCTTCATCACTGTCGTGCGCTGGACCGAGTCCTGGGTACTGGGCAACGTCGTTTGCCACATGCTCTTCTACGTGGTGAGCCTCAGCGGCACCGTCGTCATCCTCTCCCTCTCGGCCGTCAGCCTGGAGCGCGTCGTCAGCATCGCCCGCCTGCGCCACACCGCCCTCCGCCGCCGCAAGGCGCTGGCCGCCGCACTCCTCCTCATATGGGGCTTCGCAGCCCTCGCCACCCTCCcgctctgctgcttcttcaccGTGGTGCGGCTGCCCGCTGCCGGCGGCGAGGTGAGGGCGAGAGCCGCCTGGGAGGGCCGGCAGGGCGCTGGGAGGAGAGAGCCGGCCCGGGACGGTGTGCCCGGGGCAGAGAGGGCACCGGCGGCGCCGGGAGTCCGGTGGGGGAGGCGGGCGCGGGGCCGTGCGGCGACGGGGACTCGTCTGCCTCTGTCTCCCACCGAGGGGACACTGCCTGTCGGGGGCCGGCAGTGTGCAGCGCTCCGGGAGGGCGCCCAGGCTGTGCCCGGAGGAGCGGCCGGAGCTCTCTCGCCCCGGCAGGGCAGCTCCTGA
- the RBP4 gene encoding retinol-binding protein 4, with the protein MAHREGALPWLLLLALALLGCSMAERDCRVSSFKVKENFDKTKYSGTWYAMAKKDPEGLFLQDNVVARFTVDENGQMTATAKGRVRLFNNWDVCADMIGSFTDTEDPAKFKMKYWGVASFLQKGNDDHWVVDTDYDTYALHYSCRQLNDDGTCADSYSFVFSRDPKGLPPEAQKIVRQRQIDLCLERKYRVIVHNGFCS; encoded by the exons ATGGCCCACAGGGAGggagctctgccctggctgctgctgctggcactggccttgctgggctgcagcatggCAGAGCGGGACTGCCGAGTAAGCAGCTTCAAAGTAAAGGAAAACTTCGACAAGACCAAG TACAGTGGCACTTGGTATGCTATGGCAAAAAAAGATCCTGAGGGGCTGTTTCTGCAGGACAATGTGGTAGCTCGATTCACTGTAGATGAGAATGGACAAATGACTGCCACTGCAAAGGGCAGAGTCAGGCTCTTCAA TAACTGGGATGTCTGTGCTGACATGATTGGCTCTTTCACTGACACAGAGGATCCTGCAAAGTTCAAGATGAAGTACTGGGGTGTTGcctcttttctgcagaaaggaa ATGATGATCACTGGGTAGTGGACACAGATTATGATACATATGCTCTTCATTACTCCTGCCGCCAATTAAATGATGATGGCACTTGTGCTGACAGCTATTCCTTTGTGTTCTCCCGGGACCCCAAGGGATTGCCTCCAGAGGCACAGAAAATTGTCAGACAAAGGCAAATAGACCTCTgcttagaaagaaaatacagagtTATTGTTCATAATG GATTTTGCTCTTAA